A genome region from Leptodactylus fuscus isolate aLepFus1 chromosome 6, aLepFus1.hap2, whole genome shotgun sequence includes the following:
- the CHD6 gene encoding chromodomain-helicase-DNA-binding protein 6 isoform X2 produces MIMKIQKQEPQLPTLKALSYSPMSSASISCERQVLAPFSESSLEDFHPVTLLDTPPRLLPENELYPEQETCELNSVTNLNGMEDSGGGGTGVKKKRKKKEQGEEKETKPKKKKEPKKEKVKEPKKVKEPKEVKEPKQPKNPKEPKKPRKPKEPKPPKEKKANSETVAKTKSKKTSKEQGPTPVEKKKKGKRKAEPCEESLEGEFSMLNSGSQSTEESTESLDSQRRSGRQVKRRKYNEDLDFKVVDDDGETIAVLGAGRASALSASTLAWQAEEPPEDDANIIEKILSSRIVQKELIPGGLPLEVEEFFVKYRNFSYLHCKWATLEDLEKDPRIQQKIKRFRNKQAQMKHIFTEPDEDMFNPDYVEVDRVLEVAHTKDSDTGEEVTHFLVKWCSLSYEESTWELEEDVDPGKVKEFEALQALPEGNLTERPSSESWQKLECSRTYKNNNQLREYQLEGMNWLLFNWYNRKNCILADEMGLGKTIQSITFLSEIFFMGIRGPFLIIAPLSTITNWEREFRTWTEMNTIVYHGSQISRQMIHQYEMFYRDAQGAPIPGIFKFHVVITTFEMILADCPELKKIRWSCVIIDEAHRLKNKNCKLLEGLKLMGLEHKVLLTGTPLQNSVEELYSLLNFLEPNQFPCENTFLEEFGDLKTEEQVKKLQSILKPMMLRRLKDDVEKNLAPKQETIIEVELTNIQKKYYRAILEKNFTFLAKGANQHNMPNLINTMMELRKCCNHPYLINGAEEKILEDFRKTHSPDASDFQLQAMIQAAGKLVLIDKLLPKLIAGGHKVLIFSQMVRCLDILEDYLIQRRYTYERIDGRVRGNLRQAAIDRFCKPDSDRFVFLLCTRAGGLGINLTAADTCIIFDSDWNPQNDLQAQARCHRIGQSKAVKVYRLITRNSYEREMFDKASLKLGLDKAVLQDINRKGNTNGVQPLSKIEVEDLLRKGAYGALMDEEDEGSKFCEEDIDQILQRRTQTITIQSEGKGSTFAKASFVSSGNRTDISLDDPNFWQKWAKIAELDTDAKNEKDSLVIDRPRVRRQTKHYNSFEDDELMEFSELESDTEERPTRSRRLNDKTRRYLRAECFRVEKNLLIFGWGRWKDILTLGRFKWHLNEKDMEMICRALLVYCVKHYKGDEKIKSFIWDLITPTKDGYNQALQNHSGLSAPVPRGRKGKKMKNQMLLPEIKNADWLASCNPEIILHDDSYKKHLKQHCNKVLLRVRMLYYLKAEVLGDAAAKALEGVNVRDLDVLLPDIDYVEIPVDWWDAEADKSLLVGVYKHGYERYCAMRADPALCFLEKVGMPDKNSLSADGVNDVAPDVAERSGGEKEENNESKQEGQQEVEKNPVVDNVEQIDEESNPAQDSPESDRLLWPVASALTARLRRLITVYQRCNRRELARPEIIAPTSHSYWLQEDMVRRAEMDPIMKEMQKRWTRREQADFYRTVSSFGVMYDPDKKCFDWTQFRALSRLDKKTDESLEKYFHSFVAMCRNVCRLPLRKDDGSADPSLFLDPITEERAARTLYRIELLRKVREQVLRHPQLHERLKLCRPSLYLPVWWECGKHDRDLLIGTAKHGLSRTDYYIMNDPQLSFLDAYRNYSQHKRNGNENMCCHYQMASKVYEPSACHLERTNESEKTEAKTEIKSEAVDEPIESRMCSPQDLSCENLISQVGDIMSNSQDECSLPDSLMCMMYDEKTCNSSLLQAGTSEPASLSSSFLGMEKSEPTDYSLSKTKEGNLTQEEEPVSRDCFLGSNGQECDPLEGQDGLGKPFNSNDSHLSLSPEDEEQPHAQNIGEKDSKTLNDNHFCTNLDETAEQSLGLELEFLDKTYEEPTGLSTEEKSCGIIGESPRNPDCNLPVEEKEEWGAELQEIKDDPIVKWHKELDDMKELPLEECGDEHKVKDLGVENDVAKPEDNCSAQLLDDKDSVESKHKTGEMLSGLLKQNTEDLKGKDSEEKLIDCSKSLSEENVKLEVCEVKKENIEEECGCKKGATHYGRTWIWKSEPTELLEKYPEEEAKSCTMAAAKEGAQDFQDGRAPTIAQLLQEKTLYSFSEWPKDRVIINRIDNICHSVLKGKWPSSSQQFEAQCMVPSVLNSNLCPRSSYSNAEAQHSTYSNGSPGSHVQKETFTGAAFSSDERKHRRPFEFESERTEVKPRGMQHLSTPLGRTSAALNGWRETAMELCREQAAGGSSTYSINSSTPKMAAMTGLQGSLGMDLSGILQAGLIHPVTGQIVNGNLRRDESSFRRRRGRRKNVEGMDLVFLKDRGMHAGIVGLREDPAQLSSLHSEGSASSPSHSAAAATKTQPEKVIPNKSLLEWLRQQSDCTIDIPTYAGSFSDKPKPRRPRCKEPSKVDVGILTGEERIAAAGSKDSVRRGFLPETKFSRVLSDTIARDVGPRRRGRRPRSDLIKSPGVVGSDTSSSGINPLFMNGLIAGMDIVGLQNMRNMQGIPLTGLVGFPTGFTTVSANEDVKSTLSMLPMMLPGMAAMPQMFGVGGIINPPISSSVPSSLGSTIKGGATHAEKATEDKDTSQDSTQDSTLSEKTATAAFKEQAEPAVTTSSPVAFNPFLIPGMSPSLLYPSMFLSPGIGMAIPGVQSSRSSEASGHDPQKRKRKKVKGDSQTSEPETAPFTESTEQEQPSPSGQNSVDTSETQASEKDEDDTGLRETPDSAN; encoded by the exons atgataatgaaaatacagaaacaaGAGCCACAG CTACCCACCCTGAAAGCACTTAGCTATTCACCAATGTCCAGTGCCTCAATATCCTGCGAGCGCCAGGTACTTGCCCCGTTTTCGGAATCTAGCCTTGAAGATTTCCACCCTGTGACACTTTTGGACACTCCGCCTCGACTCCTGCCGGAGAATGAACTGTACCCTGAGCAGGAGACCTGTGAACTCAACTCGGTGACCAATCTGAATGGGATGGAGGACAGTGGAGGGGGTGGGACGGGCGTGaagaaaaaacggaaaaaaaaggaACAGGGGGAGGAAAAGGAAACTAAACCAAAGAAAAAGAAGGAACCCAAGAAAGAGAAAGTCAAAGAACCTAAGAAAGTAAAGGAGCCTAAGGAGGTGAAGGAACCCAAGCAACCCAAGAACCCCAAGGAACCGAAAAAGCCTAGGAAGCCGAAGGAGCCAAAACCTCCGAAAGAGAAGAAAGCTAATTCTGAAACGGTTGCTAAAACCAAATCTAAGAAAACAAG CAAAGAACAGGGACCAACTCCagtggagaagaagaagaaaggcaAGAGGAAAGCGGAGCCATGCGAAGAGAGCTTGGAGGGCGAGTTCTCCATGCTGAACTCGGGATCGCAGAGCACAGAGGAGTCCACAGAGTCTCTAGACAGTCAG AGGAGGTCCGGCCGTCAGGTGAAGCGGAGGAAGTATAATGAAGACCTCGATTTCAAGGTGGTGGATGATGACGGAGAAACCATCGCTGTGTTGGGAGCCGGAAGAGCATCTGCACTGTCTGCATCAACGCTGGCATGGCAAGCTGAG GAACCTCCTGAAGATGACGCCAACATCATAGAAAAGATCCTGTCTTCAAGAATAGTTCAGAAAGAG CTCATTCCTGGAGGATTGCCATTGGAGGTGGAGGAATTCTTTGTCAAGTATAGAAATTT TTCCTACCTCCACTGTAAGTGGGCAACGCTAGAAGATCTTGAAAAGGATCCTAGAATCCAGCAGAAAATCAAGAGGTTCCGAAACAAGCAAGCACAGATGAAGCATATCTTCACTGAG CCAGATGAAGATATGTTTAATCCAGACTATGTGGAGGTGGACAGAGTTTTAGAAGTTGCTCATACAAAGGACTCTGACACTGGAGAG GAGGTGACGCATTTCCTAGTAAAATGGTGCTCACTGTCTTATGAAGAAAGCACTTGGGAGCTTGAAGAAGATGTTGATCCAGGCAAAGTCAAGGAGTTTGAAGCTCTGCAAGCTCTCCCTGAAGGCAATCTAACG GAGAGGCCGTCTTCTGAAAGTTGGCAGAAGTTGGAATGTTCTCGTACCTACAAAAATAATAACCAGCTGAGGGAGTACCAGCTGGAGGGCATGAATTGGCTTCTCTTCAACTGGTACAACAG GAAGAACTGCATTCTTGCAGACGAGATGGGCCTTGGTAAAACCATCCAGTCTATCACCTTTCTCTCTGAGATTTTCTTCATGGGCATCCGAGGACCTTTCCTCATTATTGCTCCACTTTCCACAATCACAAACTGGGAGCGGGAGTTTCGCACGTGGACGGAGATGAACACTATCGTATACCACGGGAGCCAGATTAGCCGGCAGATGATCCACCAGTATGAAATGTTCTACAGGGACGCTCAG GGAGCGCCTATCCCGGGAATCTTCAAGTTCCATGTGGTTATCACAACCTTTGAGATGATTCTAGCGGACTGTCCAGAACTGAAGAAAATCCGATGGAGCTGTGTTATCATCGATGAGGCTCATCGGCTTAAGAACAAGAACTGCAAGCTTCTCGAAGGACTCAAACTCATGGGACTG GAACACAAGGTTCTCCTCACCGGCACCCCATTGCAGAACTCTGTGGAGGAGTTGTACAGCTTACTCAACTTTCTAGAACCAAATCAGTTTCCTTGTGAGAACACTTTCCTTGAGGAGTTTGGAGATCTAAAAACTGAGGAACAG GTGAAGAAATTACAATCTATCCTCAAGCCAATGATGCTGCGGCGACTAAAGGACGACGTAGAGAAGAACCTGGCTCCGAAGCAAGAGACCATCATTGAGGTGGAACTGACCAATATTCAGAAAAAGTATTACCGGGCAATCCTGGAGAAGAACTTTACATTCCTGGCCAAAGGCGCCAACCAGCATAACATGCCGAACCTCATTAACACTATGATGGAGCTGCGGAAGTGCTGCAATCACCCGTATCTTATCAATG GTGCAGAAGAGAAGATTCTGGAGGACTTTAGGAAGACTCACAGTCCTGATGCATCCGATTTCCAGCTGCAAGCAATGATTCAAGCGGCAGGAAAGCTTGTACTGATCGATAAGCTACTGCCAAAGCTGATTGCCGGCGGACACAAAGTGCTTATCTTCTCCCAGATGGTGCGGTGTCTGGACATCCTGGAGGACTATCTCATTCAGAGGAG GTACACGTATGAACGAATAGACGGAAGAGTAAGGGGCAACCTCCGTCAAGCAGCCATTGACCGGTTCTGTAAGCCAGACTCGGATCGCTTCGTATTCCTTCTCTGCACTCGGGCAGGAGGCCTGGGAATCAACCTGACAGCTGCTGACACTTGCATTATCTTTGACTCCGACTGGAACCCTCAGAATGACCTCCAG GCACAAGCTCGCTGTCATCGTATTGGGCAGAGCAAAGCCGTGAAGGTTTATCGTCTCATTACCAGGAATTCTTACGAGAGGGAAATGTTTGATAAGGCGAGTCTTAAGCTTGGGCTAGACAAGGCCGTGTTACAAGACATTAATAGGAAAGGCAACACCAATGGG GTCCAGCCGTTGTCTAAAATAGAGGTTGAAGATCTCCTTAGGAAAGGAGCGTATGGTGCACTCATGGATGAGGAAGATGAAGGTTCCAAATTCTGTGAAGAAGACATTGATCAGATTCTGCAGCGCAGAACACAGACCATCACCATCCAGTCTGAAGGGAAGGGGTCTACATTTGCTAAG GCCAGTTTTGTGTCCTCCGGTAATAGAACGGACATCTCTCTAGACGACCCGAATTTCTGGCAGAAATGGGCAAAGATTGCAGAGCTGGACACCGATGCCAAAAATGAGAAG GACAGTTTAGTCATTGACCGCCCTCGTGTGAGGAGGCAAACAAAACACTACAATTCGTTTGAGGATGATGAGTTGATGGAGTTCTCAGAATTGGAAAGCGATACGGAAGAGCGTCCTACAAGATCACGGCGGCTGAATGACAAAACGCGACGGTATCTGCGGGCAGAATGCTTTAGGGTAGAGAAGAACCTTCTTATATTTGG TTGGGGACGCTGGAAGGACATCCTGACACTTGGCCGATTCAAGtggcatctgaatgagaaggATATGGAGATGATCTGCAGGGCTTTGCTGGTTTACTGTGTCAAACATTACAAAGGAGACGAGAAGATCAAAAGTTTCATCTGGGACCTGATCACTCCCACAAAGGACGGCTACAACCAGGCTCTGCAAAACCACTCGG GTTTATCTGCACCTGTCCCACGGGGCAGAaaagggaagaagatgaagaaccAGATGTTACTCCCAGAGATTAAAAATGCAGATTGGCTGGCGAGCTGTAACCCCGAGATTATCCTGCACGATGACAGCTACAAGAAGCATCTCAAGCAGCACTGCAATAA GGTCCTCCTTCGGGTGCGTATGCTGTACTACCTCAAGGCAGAGGTTCTAGGAGATGCAGCTGCCAAGGCCTTGGAAGGAGTAAATGTAAG AGACCTGGACGTCCTGTTACCAGACATAGATTATGTAGAAATCCCGGTGGACTGGTGGGATGCAGAAGCTGATAAATCTCTCCTGGTTGGAGTTTATAAGCACG GTTACGAGCGTTACTGCGCCATGAGAGCGGATCCTGCCCTGTGTTTTCTGGAGAAAGTGGGAATGCCAGACAAGAATTCATTATCAGCGGACGGAGTTAATGATGTGGCTCCTGATGTAGCGGAGAG GAGTGGTGGAGAAAAAGAAGAGAATAATGAAAGTAAACAAGAAGGGCAGCAAGAG GTGGAAAAAAATCCCGTTGTGGACAATGTGGAGCAGATAGATGAGGAAAGTAATCCAG CCCAGGATAGCCCTGAATCAGACAGATTGTTATGGCCTGTTGCATCCGCCCTGACAGCGAGACTGCGCAGACTCATTACTGTGTATCAGCGGTGCAATCGTAGGGAGCTGGCACGCCCAGAGATCATCGCTCCCACCAGCCACAGCTACTGGCTTCAGGAGGACATGGTCAGGAGAGCAGAGATGGATCCCATCATGAAAGAGATGCAGAAGAG GTGGACCAGAAGAGAACAAGCGGACTTCTATCGGACAGTGTCCTCTTTTGGAGTAATGTATGACCCAGACAAGAAGTGCTTTGATTGGACCCAATTCAGAGCATTGTCTCGCCTCGATAAGAAGACAGATGAGAGCCTAGAGAAATATTTCCATAGCTTTGTAGCCATGTGCAGAAACGTCTGTCGCCTCCCACTCAGGAAGGATGATG GTTCAGCTGATCCCTCTCTCTTTCTGGACCCAATAACAGAAGAACGTGCGGCAAGAACCTTGTATCGTATAGAACTTCTAAGAAAGGTCCGAGAGCAAGTGTTGCGGCATCCACAGCTCCACGAACGTCTTAAGCTGTGCAGGCCTAGTCTGTATCTTCCCGTGTGGTGGGAATGTGGCAAACACGATAGAGACCTTTTAATAGGCACGGCCAAACACGGACTTAGCCGTACAGATTACTATATCATGAATGACCCTCAACTTTCCTTCTTAGATGCTTACAGAAATTACTCTCAGCATAAGAGAAATGGCAATGAGAACATGTGTTGTCACTACCAGATGGCTTCTAAAGTATATGAACCTTCTGCTTGTCATCTAGAAAGGACCAACGAGTCTGAAAAGACTGAGGCCAAGACTGAAATCAAGTCTGAAGCTGTGGATGAGCCCATTGAAAGTCGAATGTGTAGCCCTCAGGATCTTTCCTGTGAAAATTTGATTTCCCAAGTTGGCGATATCATGTCCAATAGCCAAGATGAGTGTTCTCTGCCAGACTCTCTCATGTGCATGATGTATGATGAGAAGACATGTAACAGCTCTCTTCTCCAGGCTGGCACCAGCGAGCCAGCCTCTCTCTCCTCAAGCTTCTTGGGTATGGAAAAAAGTGAACCAACTGACTACTCATTGAGTAAGACCAAAGAAGGTAATCTAACTCAAGAAGAGGAGCCTGTATCTAGAGACTGCTTCCTCGGAAGCAATGGTCAGGAGTGTGATCCTTTAGAAGGACAAGATGGATTAGGCAAACCATTTAACAGCAATGATAGTCATCTTAGTCTCTCTCCCGAGGATGAGGAGCAACCCCATGCCCAAAACATTGGAGAAAAAGACTCCAAGACCTTAAACGATAATCATTTTTGTACAAATTTGGATGAAACTGCTGAGCAATCCTTAGGTCTAGAACTCGAATTCCTGGACAAAACCTATGAGGAACCTACAGGTCTGAGCACTGAAGAAAAAAGCTGTGGTATAATTGGGGAAAGCCCTCGAAACCCAGATTGTAATCTTCCAGTGGAGGAAAAAGAGGAATGGGGGGCTGAACTCCAAGAAATTAAGGATGACCCAATTGTAAAGTGGCACAAGGAGTTAGATGACATGAAGGAACTTCCCTTAGAAGAATGTGGCGATGAGCACAAAGTCAAAGATTTAGGGGTCGAAAATGACGTTGCAAAGCCAGAGGACAATTGCTCGGCCCAACTCCTAGATGATAAAGACTCGGTGGAGTCTAAACACAAAACTGGAGAGATGCTTTCTGGCCTCTTAAAGCAAAATACTGAGGATCTGAAAGGCAAAGACTCTGAAGAAAAACTGATAGACTGCTCCAAATCTCTTTCTGAAGAAAATGTGAAATTGGAGGTCTGTGAAGTTAAGAAAGAGAATATTGAGGAGGAATGTGGTTGTAAGA AAGGAGCCACACATTATGGCAGAACGTGGATATGGAAGTCTGAACCCACAG AGCTTCTTGAGAAGTATCCAGAAGAGGAGGCTAAAAGTTGCACAATGGCCGCTGCTAAGGAAGGAGCACAGGATTTTCAAGATGGCAGAGCTCCGACTATTGCTCAGCTGCTGCAGGAGAAAACCTTGTATTCTTTTTCAGAGTGGCCTAAG GATCGCGTGATCATTAACCGGATAGACAATATTTGCCATTCGGTGCTGAAGGGGAAATGGCCGTCCTCTAGTCAACAGTTTGAAGCACAGTGCATGGTGCCGTCAGTGTTAAATAGTAATCTGTGTCCGAGGAGCAGCTACAGCAACGCAGAAGCACAACATTCAACATATAGCAATGGCTCTCCTGGGTCACATGTGCAGAAG GAAACCTTCACGGGCGCAGCGTTTTCAAGCGACGAACGAAAGCATAGAAGACCATTTGAGTTTGAGAGTGAGAGGACGGAGGTCAAGCCCCGAGGTATGCAGCATCTCAGTACTCCTCTTGGGAGAACCAGCGCAGCGTTGAATGGATGGAGAGAGACCGCCATGGAACTTTGTAGAGAGCAGGCCGCAGGAGGCAGCTCTACCTATTCCATCAATAGCAGCACGCCCAAGATGGCTGCCATGACTGGCTTGCAGGGTTCATTGGGAATGGACTTGTCAGGAATCCTGCAGGCCGGACTCATCCATCCGGTGACAGGACAAATTGTTAATGGCAATTTGAGGAGGGATGAGTCTTCCTTcagaaggagaagaggaagaagaaaaaatGTGGAAGGGATGGATCTGGTCTTTCTGAAGGACAGAGGGATGCATGCAGGAATTGTG GGGCTACGTGAGGACCCTGCTCAACTGAGCTCATTGCATAGCGAAGGCTCTGCCTCTTCCCCTTCACATTCTGCAGCTGCAGCCACTAAGACACAACCCGAGAAGGTGATCCCTAACAAAAGCCTTCTGGAGTGGCTACGCCAGCAGTCAGACTGCACAATAGACATACCAACATACGCAGGT AGTTTCTCCGATAAACCCAAACCAAGGCGCCCGCGGTGCAAAGAACCCAGTAAAGTGGACGTTGGCATTCTCACTGGTGAAGAGAGGATCGCGGCTGCTGGTAGCAAAGACTCAGTACGCAGG GGATTTCTTCCTGAAACCAAGTTCAGCAGGGTATTGTCGGATACTATTGCCCGTGACGTAGGGCCCAGGAGGCGAGGAAGACGACCACGTAGTGATCTGATAAAGTCCCCGGGAGTGGTAGGATCTGATACCTCATCGTCTGGCATAAACCCCCTTTTTATGAACGGCCTGATCGCTGGAATGGATATAGTGGGGTTGCAAAACATGAGAAATATGCAGGGTATTCCACTGACGGGGCTGGTGGGGTTTCCTACTGGATTCACTACAGTATCTGCCAACGAGGACGTCAAAAGCACGTTAAGTATGTTACCCATGATGCTACCGGGTATGGCTGCCATGCCACAGATGTTTGGCGTTGGAGGGATCATCAACCCTCCCATCTCCTCTTCTGTGCCATCGTCTTTAGGAAGCACAATAAAAGGTGGCGCCACTCACGCAGAGAAAGCCACCGAGGACAAAGACACCAGCCAAGACAGTACACAAGATTCCACGCTTTCTGAGAAGACTGCGACCGCCGCTTTCAAAGAACAGGCGGAACCTGCAGTGACTACAAGCAGCCCGGTAGCTTTTAACCCATTCCTTATCCCAGGCATGTCCCCGAGTCTACTGTACCCTTCCATGTTTCTGTCGCCAGGCATTGGCATGGCCATACCAGGGGTGCAGTCTAGCCGTTCATCAGAGGCAAGTGGCCACGATCCCCAAAAGAGGAAGAGAAAGAAAGTAAAGGGGGACTCTCAGACTTCTGAACCCGAGACTGCACCCTTTACCGAGTCCACAGAGCAGGAGCAGCCGTCTCCCAGTGGCCAGAACTCTGTAGATACAAGCGAAACACAAGCATCCGAGAAGGACGAGGACGATACTGGTTTAAGAGAAACTCCAGACAGTGCGAATTAG